A segment of the Orcinus orca chromosome 4, mOrcOrc1.1, whole genome shotgun sequence genome:
CATTAATTTTTTAACCAGCTATATCCAaagtatcatttcaacatgtactcAACATAAATTATATTGATGAGataatttacattcttttttttcctattaagtcTTTGGAATTGGGAATTATTTTACACTAGCTACATTTCAAACTGCTCAATAAACATGAGGCTAGTGACTACAGTATTAGTGTATAACTATTCTtactttgggaaccactgaatATACCATTTGTTTTTCATGTAAAATCAACTGGTGAACTAAAAGTTAGAACAAACTaatatttggagaaatttttcttattttgtggcCTTTAATTGCTCAGCTCTCCTTATGCTTTGGGTGCCTGCTACCTTTGTTGCTTTAACTGTGAAATTTCtaacaatattatttcatttaccatattttatttggTTACCCACAAATGAGAGGTGACTTCATACCATTTTGTCATTACTGAGGGATGAGGCATCTGGCCACCAGAGGTCAGCCTAAGTATATTTTGACCAGCTTGGGCAGGGGGGATTAATAACATGTTTTTGTTCAGTATTTTTGGAACATTatctgaaaagttaaaaaaaaagatactagatTACAAAAATGGCAGCctttggaatggaagaaaatattttcaagccaTATATCCTGTAAGatgttaatatcaaaaatatataaggacTCATATAATTCAGtagcaaaaaaattaataataacctgctttaaaaatgagcaaaggacctgaatagacatttttccagagaacacctacaaatggccaacatgtatatgaaaaggagctcaacatcacttatcatcagggaaatgcaaatcacaaccacaataaggtatcacttcacacctgtcaggatggctgtTATCTAAAAGTcagaagataacaagtgttggtgaggattagGACCCTTATACACACTGGTgggaaacaatatggaggttcctcaaaaaagtaaaaatagagctatcatatgatccagcaatcccccttCTTGATATATATTCAAAGGATAAAATTACTATCTCAAAGAtatatctgcattcccatgtttattgcagcattattcacagtaaccaagatatggaaataatctaagtgtccatcaatgaatgaatgaataaagaagatgtgacatttatatacatacacaattaagtctttaaaaagaaggaaatcctgcaacTTACAACAACATGGGTCAACCTGGAGGACATTCTGCCATGTGAAATAAAcgagacacagaaagacaaatactgtatgatcccacttatatgtggaatcttaaaaagttgaactcatagtAATAAAGAGTAGAATGGGAGTTATCAGTGGCTAGCGGGTGGAGGAAATAGATATCAAAGCATACAGACTTTCTGGAGACCTAATGTACATCATAATGACTATAGTTGAtcctgtatacttgaaatttgctgagaataGATCTCGAGTGTTAtcatcacatgcaaaaaaaaatatatagtaactgtgaggtgatgggtatgttaattagcttgattgtgtaACCATTTCACAGTGAATACGTATATCAAAGCATCACATTGTACAtgttaaatatatgtaatttgttaattatacctcgataaaactggtaaaaaaaaaagatgctatatTAAGCTTAAACTCACTGCCTTTAGGTTACCTGTGTCTTGACTTTTTCTCTAAATGCTATAGGGAAAAGAACACACTGTAGCAACTAAACTAAGCAAACTAACTAATTCGTATGGTAAGGCTATTTAGTTCTGAAATTACAGAAAAATGGTTCTTTCAAAGTAAATTATGCATGGGAGTGTACAGAGTAAGTGGTTAATTCACTTTTGATATGAGGGTATTACTCATGGAATGTAAAGAGGTAACAGTGATGGGTTCACTCTAGAATTTACATATGCCTTCAaagaaactttgttttatttttgcttaacaAAAAAAAGTAGGGTGAGCCTTTTAAAGAATGCTTTGAGCAACATAATTACTGAAGTATAGCCAATCAATAATCATGCAAATGGAATCTGGTTGAaatgaaaatagtaaaaatataagaGGACAGAAGAATTAAAAGCTAacccctggggacttccctggtggtgcagtggttaagaatccgcctgccaatgcaggggacacaggttcgagccctggtccgggaagatcacacatgccgcggagcaactagcccgtgcgccacaactactgagcctgtgctctagagcccgggagccacaactactgaccccgtgctccgcaacaagagaagccaccacaatgagaagcccatgcaccgcaacgaagggtagctcccgctcgccacactaaagaaagcccgggtgcagcaacaaagacccaacacagccaaaaataaataattaattaattaattagttttttaaaaaagttaacacCTGTCTCAATAAAATACTTAcggtatgttttaaattttccttttgttttcagattGAAGTAGGTAATAatattataaacttttaaaagtatttgcaCTCGTGTTCTTAAAGATGAAGTTATAAGCAGTGACCTTTATATTGCTTTAGTAGCATTATCTTTGTtgatcttgtttaaaaaaattgtttcatttgTCTTTGTACAACATACTACCAAATCACCTGAATATAATTTAGGAATTTTTGTCTCCCTAGAATAAAAGTGAAACATGCTTGTATAGTTACTTACAGCAGGCCTTCATCATTCTCTcattaatttttccaaaaaatttgCTAAGCCCCTAATATGTGCCGGACACTGCAGAGAACTAAATTAGATAAAGAATGAGTAGAAGTCAGAGAAATGTTTTTTAGAGGAATAGTACCGACACGAAGCCAGACCATATCCACTTCATTGTGTATTTGAAACTAGAGATGTTTACTAACTTTCATTTTGGAAATCATTGCTACATGATGGCATGAGTGGGATCTTgatattttggttttgcttttttcgTTCAGACCTATGCCtttagtccatccatgttgctatgtATACTTCTAATGTGCTTTTAACACATGTTAACCTATCCACTCCTCCAGTGATGGAAGCCTGGAATGCTTCTATTTCTTTACCATCAAAGATGACTCCCCAGAGTACATGTTGGTCTTATGGAGAATTTCTCTGctatatatacccaagagtggaattccTACATCATGAGTTGTGCAAATAGTTTGACTAAGTAGTGCTGCCAGATTGCTCTTCAGAAAGGTTACCCCAGTCTGTAATCCCACCAGTAGTGCAGGTTTCTAAGGGAGTTCCTTTAGTCCCCTCACGAACACTTGGCTTTTTCCAGCTTTCTAATTTTTACCAAAATAATAGAATAGTGTGATATCTATTTACTCATCATATAGTTAATGGCCTGtggattttctcttctgtaaactggatatttttgtcctttgtccatttctttattGAGACTGCTacctttttggttgttgttgattTGTAGTTAACTTTGTTCTTGATGTGTTTAGTTCAATCCAAAAATACTAACTTTGATGTGATTGAATTCATCGTATTTTGGTCTTGTGCGTTATGTTTTTTTAAGAAGTGCTTCTCTGGCCCTAAGTCACAAAGATATTCCCCTGCATTATATTCTATTAACTGTATAGTTTTACAATtctcatttaggtctttaacctgTCATGAGTCCTCCTTTGTATGTGGCATTATATAGgtgtacagttttatttttcttcatgtaatGAGCCAGTTTTTACCAGTATTACTACATACTAAATGCATTCATTCCCCCTTGATTTATGTGCCAACTTTACTGTATACTACATTCTTAAGTCTTATGTGGCTCTATTTCTGAGCTTTGTTCCATTGGACTGTTTGTTCTTATACTAACCACCCTACTTTAATTTCTGTGGCTTCTGTAACGTGTAATAATATGTGTTAATATCTTGTAGGCCATGATATTTACTTTACTCTTCTGCTTAAATAGTTTGTTTAGctatatgtggaattttattcTTAACATATTGGAATTGtataaattaatttggaaaaaagtTCTTTATAATATTCATTGATCCATCCAAGAGCATGGAATGTCTGTCTATTTTAAATCATCTATGTCCTTCATTAGAATTTTACAGTCTTCTTCATAGAGGTCTCGCATATTATTGATTAGTTCTTAAATCCTTTATAGGTTTTGTATTTTGCCCCTATTGTGCAAGTGATGTATGTAATACATTTCATGGTTAGTATTGCTGGTGTTAAGAGTGCCTGGGGTCAAATCCTGATTCTATCACTTAGTAGATATATGACCCTGGACAGGTAGCTTAagcctcatgtataaaatggggtCAATAAAAGTACCTATCTTATAGGATTGTTAGGAGaattttaaatgagttaacatttgtGCAGTTCCTAGAATAGTACCTGGAAAATTTTAAGtgctatataaataaattaatgaatagtCATAGGTTAATCTCAGATCCAGGAACTTTGTTGAACTcttttattagctctaatagtttatAAGTTAGgctttttttaatgttagatGACCATATCATCTGTAAATTAGtagttttatatcttttttccagTTCtcacaccttttttaaaaaaaacattgattAGGActttggtactttgttacacTGGTACTTTGTTATACAATATCAGTCCTTATCATCcttatctaatttcttttttttaattaatttatttttggctgcgttgggtctttgttgctgcactcaggctttctctagttgtggcgaacgggggctattcttccttgtggagcacgggctctaggcgcgcgggctctagagctcaggctcagttgtCATGGCGcacgggctaagttgctccgcggcatgtgggatcttcctggaccacaggTAGAACCCTTGTCCCTTGCATTGAGAGGCGGATTcctaacgactgcgccaccagggaattccctaatttcatttttaaagggaaTATATCTGAAGTTTCTCATTTAGGatatttgttgaaagtttttcatAGATAATTTTTACCTTGTTGAGAAAGTAACTTTCTCTTCCTAGTTTGGTAagagcattttgttttttaaaacataaataggTGTTGATCAAGAACCAAGAACGGTTAAATATCCATAGTTAATaaaattatctaatttattttattgctgtagtgacttatatttataaattttatgaagTTGAGATATTCTTGCTTTCCTATGATAAGCTCTATATGATtgtgacattctttttttctttaatacactATTACATTTTGTTAggtaatatttgaaatttttgcaAGTGAAATGAGCCTTTCTTATTTGCTTCATCTCTAGATTtggaattaatattttattatcctCATAAAAGGAGTTttatgctatttttcttttttctggaacaatttatataaaatatgtattaatttcctTGGAAGTTTAGTGGAACTCTCTTATAAAACCATTTGCACCTGGTGTTTTTAATAGGTTGTTACCTTTTGAGTTTCTTTAATACTGGTCTGTTTTAttcaagttatctatttcttcctgtacaaattttagtattttatattcttctagaATTTAGCCATTTTATCTAGGTTTTCACTTTTTAGcatatattatgtttttaattttgggggggtattttaaaatctctttcctgATAACTCtcaccagttttgtttttcttattcatattttcAGAAAACCGTCTTTCAGTTTTATCACTCTATTATTCTTTTATATACTATTTAATTTctgcctttattatttcctttctgcttATTTTGCTGTTGCGCTTTTAGATTGTCTTGAATTGAATGCTTAACTTGTGCGTATTTAAACTTCCTTGTTTCCTCATCAAtgtatttaaagctataaatttcttCTAGGTACTGGTTTGGCCATACCCCACAAATTTTTGCTTGTGAGGTTATATTATTATTCAGTTTTATATCTAATATcttttatgatttccattttattgattcATGAGCTATTTAGTTTCCTAACAGGATTACTTTTAACTAACCTTTAATATCTACTTTTATTGCATTATGGTTAGAGAATTTAGTCTAAATGAAATTGACCCTTTGGAATCTAGTTATACTTTATAACCTAATGCATgaactatttgtgtgtgtgtgtgtgtgtgtatgtgtgtacttaATATCTGTTCTGTTTGGTATAGAGTTTTGTATACTTAAATAATATAATACCTaaagtatattaatattttaactttttcagaATGCTTGTATCCCTGCTTATATTCCCCTGTCAGTTCTATTAGTTGTTACTAGAGAAATTTTGAGGATGTGCTTTTAGGGTCATAGATGTTTATGATGAGTGTATCactttcattgttttccttttactaGTATTATCATCAATCTTTGTCCCTTATATTTTTTTGCCTTGAAATATTCTTTGTTGGATATTAAGATTGCTGTCCCAGCTTTATTCTGGTCCACAGTTacctgatatatattttttcatatttttagctttgaccttttttggttctttttgctttaaaatatcttttgttaGCAGCATATTGTTAAATCTTGTTTTGTTTGGTTGATCCAGTCTGAGTGTCTGCCTTTCAATTGTCAATTTAAGCTGTTTATGTTCATTTTAACTCCTGCTATATTAAGATTTATACCTGCCATCTTCCCTCATTATCTGTAGAGTATGGTCATAGGACCACAACCTCTGGGGTCCCAGCAAGAGTTCTACAACCAGCTCTACAACCAGCACAGGTCCCCTAGAACTAATCCCAACAAGCAcctctaaagataaaaaagataTCTTTTATAGCTCCCTATTTGGAGTTTGGAGCATAAGGGATCTGCTCTTGCAGAAGTAATTTCCTGGGCTAGAACTGCATGATAAAAAACAAACTAGCCCAGATATGTACCAACAAAAGATTAAAGTGGCCCCATGCTCTTCTTCCCAATTTTGTCTTGGTAGGATCCATTCCCAGTAGGAAACTCTGCCTAAACTTATGTGCTAGAGATGGGAAAGCTGATAAGGCTTCTTGCTCAACACCATGTGCTTGGATAGTCTATGAAGTTAGATGGATAATAATGTTACCCAGTGCTTTCAGGCTTTAATATCATGTCTCTAGTCTTCTCATTCACAGGTTAAGGCTACCTTTCCAGATAGTCCAACAACTAAGTCACCAGTTTCCAAGGACATTTGCACCACCTATGGAAAACATCAGATCCGTGCACACCAGACAGATCCTTGACACCTCGTCCCACCATCTCTCTGCGCAAAAGTTGCTGCACCAGCGGACAAAGAAGGCGACCACtgagtttctttttattatgaaatagatATAATATCTCTGCCAGCAAAAAAGAGTACACAAAGTGTCTCTTCATAATTTCACAACCAGTTGAGACCATGCTAAGAAAATCAGCTTGCCTAGATGAGGACCCCTTCTCTTCTTGGGTAGCCAGGATTTGAAGGAGAGACTCTGACCTGTGCCACTGGTAAGTGACTAAATTTTACACACTGAACTGGTCCTGAGAACTGAGCTGTCTTCTTTGTAAGTGAAGAATATACAACATAATCTTGAAGAACTGCACAGTGGTGCGAGCCAGAGGCatactgtgtgtgtgtaacagactgagaaacagacaaatgaatCCTATTGAAAGGATTTCTCATCTTCTGCTTCTATTTGCCAGTGTTAGTGTTTTACTGGCTTAGATTGTTACCTTTTTCTGTTACCTTTTTTTCTATACTGTTGTTCTATTCTAATGGGTCCTAGAAATCCCTCTCCTGACCCCTTATCAGAATCAGaaagtgaggaagaagaaaatgctaACTACCTAAATGAGAGTTCTGGGGAAGAGTGGGATTCCTCTGAAGAAGAGGACCCTGTGGTGCCCAACCTAACACCTCTTGAGAGTCTTGCCTGGCAGGTTAAgtgccttttaaaatattctacaaCTTGGAAACCTTTAAATCCTAATTCCTGGTTGTATCATGCTAAACTCTTGGATGCTAGCACACCAGTCCATATACTACGAGAGATAGGACTAAGACTCTCCCATTGCTCCCATTGTGTACCCAAACTGGAACCAATTCCTGAATGGCCTCCTCTAGCTTCTTGTGGAGTCCCACCTTTTCAAAAGCCCCTTATGAGTCCCAGCCGGCTTTCTAGAGATCATGCCACTCTAAATGGGGCACTGCAATTTGCCACCAAACAGTTGAGCCGAACATTGAGTAGAGCCACTCCCATACCCGAGTACCTAAAACAAATTCCTAATTCATGTGTTTCTGGTTGTTGCTGTGGCTGGTTAACTAAAACAGTTAAGGAAAC
Coding sequences within it:
- the DCAF16 gene encoding DDB1- and CUL4-associated factor 16 — protein: MGPRNPSPDPLSESESEEEENANYLNESSGEEWDSSEEEDPVVPNLTPLESLAWQVKCLLKYSTTWKPLNPNSWLYHAKLLDASTPVHILREIGLRLSHCSHCVPKLEPIPEWPPLASCGVPPFQKPLMSPSRLSRDHATLNGALQFATKQLSRTLSRATPIPEYLKQIPNSCVSGCCCGWLTKTVKETTRTEPINTTYSYTDFQKAVNKLLTASL